In one window of Lacticaseibacillus casei DSM 20011 = JCM 1134 = ATCC 393 DNA:
- a CDS encoding IS30 family transposase has product MQKQDSTHRQKGQHLTSLERGKVAGFRQAGKSNRWIAAEIGVCPQTINNEMKRGTVDQVKKSNGKRVYHRQYLPEAAQARYETARLSCHRPDKFASVQVFLAWYVQRAKQDKWSPDASIGYAKRHKLFTPEELVCASTLYQYIDDQRLEIRNIDLLEKTKRKTSHQHHTKAKRLAGRSIEERPKVVERRRQFGHWEMDTIVGKRNGKESVILTLIERKTRCQLLRLIEGRDADSVSYALRGIKREWGACIKTITADNGPEFTALNTAFAGTETEIFYAHPYTSCDRGTNEAHNRMIRQDFPKGMSLDDISPSQVQATQDRLNQLPRKQQGYCTPQQNFEAEARRVRRMAQ; this is encoded by the coding sequence ATGCAGAAACAGGATAGCACACACCGCCAAAAAGGTCAGCACTTAACATCACTCGAGCGCGGAAAAGTGGCCGGATTCCGCCAAGCTGGGAAGTCCAATCGTTGGATTGCTGCTGAAATTGGCGTCTGCCCGCAGACCATTAATAATGAAATGAAGCGAGGTACAGTAGATCAGGTCAAGAAGAGTAATGGCAAGCGCGTCTACCATCGACAATACCTGCCAGAGGCTGCTCAGGCACGTTACGAGACTGCACGCTTGAGCTGTCATCGTCCTGACAAGTTCGCCAGCGTACAGGTCTTCTTAGCCTGGTACGTACAGCGAGCTAAGCAGGACAAATGGTCGCCGGATGCTTCAATCGGCTATGCCAAGCGACACAAGCTGTTTACTCCTGAAGAGCTTGTTTGTGCCTCGACTTTGTACCAGTACATTGACGACCAACGCCTAGAGATTCGAAATATCGACCTGTTGGAGAAGACTAAGCGGAAGACCTCTCACCAGCACCACACCAAGGCTAAGCGCCTGGCTGGCCGCAGTATCGAGGAACGGCCTAAGGTCGTTGAACGACGCAGGCAGTTCGGTCACTGGGAGATGGATACCATTGTCGGTAAACGCAATGGCAAGGAGAGCGTCATCTTGACTCTGATTGAGCGCAAGACCCGTTGCCAACTTCTCCGCTTGATCGAAGGACGAGATGCAGACTCTGTGAGCTATGCATTGCGTGGAATCAAGCGCGAATGGGGAGCTTGCATCAAGACCATCACAGCCGACAACGGACCCGAGTTCACCGCCTTAAATACTGCTTTTGCTGGGACGGAAACTGAGATCTTCTACGCCCATCCTTACACGTCCTGCGACCGTGGCACCAACGAGGCACATAACCGGATGATCCGCCAGGACTTCCCTAAGGGCATGTCCCTAGATGACATTAGCCCTAGTCAAGTGCAGGCCACGCAAGACCGCTTGAATCAGTTGCCTCGCAAACAACAGGGCTACTGCACACCCCAGCAAAACTTTGAGGCCGAAGCTCGGCGCGTTCGCCGCATGGCCCAGTAG
- a CDS encoding glycosyltransferase, whose translation MGNENKQRVGIFVPTLNAAGQINRIIATVEESSVPLSNLFVIDSESSDGTTKALQNQHITYQTISRKDFSHGLVRKKAANYFRNKVDFLLMFTQDVIFTKESIDSLIQGIVSKPNVGVSYGKQRSTRQNSAEYYDRYFNYPDKSRVKKKSDIPKLGPSTYFSSDAFSIYRLSAVFDIGNFPEEINFAEDAYMSAKLILTGWDVYYNARAEVIHNNLSGYRDLYLRYRYIAKFYHSQKWIGDHFGTNYGKGKKLVLFELKESWRNMSPRLFFDVIISSAIKFVAYLPSK comes from the coding sequence GTGGGAAACGAAAACAAACAACGAGTTGGAATTTTTGTACCAACCTTAAATGCAGCCGGTCAAATCAATAGAATAATTGCGACTGTGGAGGAGAGCTCAGTACCATTGTCCAATCTATTCGTTATCGACTCAGAGTCCTCTGATGGGACAACAAAAGCTTTACAAAATCAACATATTACGTACCAAACGATTTCGCGAAAGGACTTTTCGCATGGCCTTGTTCGCAAGAAAGCTGCAAATTATTTTCGAAACAAGGTAGATTTTCTATTAATGTTTACACAGGATGTCATTTTTACGAAAGAATCCATTGATAGTCTAATTCAAGGGATTGTATCAAAGCCAAATGTAGGAGTTTCGTACGGCAAGCAGAGAAGTACACGGCAGAACAGCGCTGAATATTATGATCGTTACTTTAATTATCCAGATAAATCGCGTGTCAAGAAAAAAAGTGATATTCCCAAATTAGGCCCGTCAACGTATTTTTCATCTGACGCTTTTTCGATATATAGGCTCTCTGCTGTATTTGACATTGGTAATTTCCCGGAAGAAATTAATTTTGCGGAAGATGCGTATATGTCTGCAAAGTTGATTTTGACTGGTTGGGATGTTTACTATAATGCACGTGCCGAAGTTATCCATAATAATTTGTCTGGATACAGGGATCTTTATCTTCGTTACCGATACATTGCAAAGTTTTACCACAGCCAAAAGTGGATCGGAGATCACTTTGGAACAAACTACGGCAAAGGAAAGAAATTAGTCCTCTTCGAGCTCAAAGAATCTTGGCGAAACATGTCTCCCCGCCTTTTTTTTGACGTGATCATTTCAAGTGCAATTAAATTTGTGGCTTATCTTCCTTCAAAATAA
- the wzx gene encoding O-unit flippase-like protein: protein MPKQMGTSTQAVLWSYIGTFFSLSSGFLMLPFILLKLSGNDLGLWYVFLGINGLLVLFDFGFAPTFARNFAYIWSGAKKLSRQGMAEQTGGEVDSNLFRLLYQSCKVLYLVLSVIALVLLLSVGSLYIAHITANFSGEHYLTAWIVMCLSFFLNLYFDYYASILRGINEIKSINVALVISKVSQISISGILLMMGIGVLGAVLGFLAQGLIFRQYCKATFFKNVEVQRIFRQTKSDVQLKAVLDTIRTVLPNSVKDGFVSIANYAATQGSSLIISLKVSLTVVGHYSLVLQLINAVASVAVAINNAYLPTIQNRMVSRAKESLQIIIGRCQIAYISVFLGGSLGVYFVVMPIVGFLRPGFSFSGITFLLMITYYFLFNQQSGYATYIAAANEIPYAKAFVVSSVISVVLIFISLQFFPNNLTLVIVAQILAQACFNNWYWLRYFYKREGFTFVRTLNIGLSSWIKTILRA, encoded by the coding sequence ATGCCAAAACAAATGGGAACTTCTACACAAGCTGTGCTATGGAGTTATATAGGGACCTTCTTTTCACTATCAAGTGGGTTCCTTATGCTCCCATTTATCCTGTTGAAGCTTTCTGGCAACGATTTAGGACTATGGTATGTTTTTCTGGGCATTAACGGTTTATTAGTTCTTTTTGACTTTGGCTTTGCACCTACCTTTGCTAGAAATTTTGCTTATATATGGAGTGGAGCTAAAAAACTGTCGCGACAAGGAATGGCTGAGCAAACTGGGGGAGAAGTCGACTCGAATTTATTTAGGCTTCTCTACCAGTCTTGCAAAGTTTTATACTTGGTCCTGAGTGTAATAGCACTTGTTTTGTTGTTAAGTGTCGGATCTTTGTATATAGCTCATATAACTGCCAATTTTTCTGGTGAACATTACTTGACTGCGTGGATTGTTATGTGTCTGTCCTTTTTTCTTAATTTATACTTTGATTATTACGCTAGCATTTTACGTGGGATTAATGAAATCAAATCCATCAACGTCGCTCTTGTCATTTCAAAAGTGTCTCAGATTTCAATTTCTGGAATACTTCTAATGATGGGTATTGGGGTATTAGGCGCAGTCCTCGGATTTTTAGCGCAAGGACTCATTTTTAGACAATATTGCAAAGCTACTTTTTTTAAAAATGTAGAAGTACAGCGAATATTCCGACAGACCAAAAGTGATGTTCAACTCAAAGCGGTTCTAGATACAATTCGCACAGTATTGCCAAACTCAGTTAAAGATGGCTTCGTTTCAATTGCCAATTATGCAGCGACACAAGGAAGTTCGCTTATCATTTCACTGAAGGTATCGTTAACGGTTGTAGGACATTACTCGCTTGTTTTACAATTGATAAATGCTGTGGCTAGTGTGGCCGTCGCTATTAATAACGCATATTTGCCAACTATTCAAAATCGTATGGTTTCACGAGCAAAAGAGAGTCTTCAAATAATCATTGGACGTTGCCAAATAGCTTATATCTCAGTCTTTCTTGGCGGTTCGTTGGGCGTATACTTTGTAGTCATGCCAATTGTGGGATTTTTAAGGCCAGGATTTTCTTTCTCTGGCATAACGTTCTTGCTTATGATCACCTATTATTTCTTGTTTAATCAGCAATCTGGCTATGCGACTTATATTGCAGCTGCTAATGAAATCCCTTATGCTAAAGCTTTTGTCGTGAGTTCAGTCATATCGGTTGTATTAATCTTTATCTCTTTGCAATTTTTCCCAAATAATCTGACATTAGTCATTGTAGCTCAAATTCTTGCGCAGGCTTGTTTTAATAATTGGTATTGGTTGCGGTATTTTTATAAGCGAGAAGGTTTTACGTTTGTTAGAACTCTCAACATCGGACTTAGTAGTTGGATTAAAACGATTTTGAGAGCATAG